The segment AGGGATAGGGTGTCTCCTTTCTGTTCACTGTATGCATCAGATAAATTCCAATCACCCATAACCATAACTCCGCTCCTTTAACCAGCAATTCATGCTACAGTGGATTTTTTTCATTTGGGAGCAGGGTCAAGATTCCGATCGGAAGTGCAATTTGTTCATGTTGGCCTTCATATCTGCCCCAGGCCATGATTCCGTTTAAATCTTCGACCCAAAATCGACTGGGCTCCCCTTCCACTTGATAAAATTGATGGGGTTGAATCGTGGACTTATCCACTAAATAGGATTTGGCAAAATTGATTTTCTGCTGGATCACGTCCAGCTCACTGAACAGAGATTGGCGACGGACACGTACCTTTTCCTGCTTCAGTGTTTCGATTTCCAAAAGCAGTTCATCTCTGCTCATTTGGCTGTATGGGCGCACCGTCCACACTCCCTTTCCTATCCGTATTATATCAAACCCCTGTACTTTCGCAGTACCTCCTTGAACCGGCGACTCATGTGTTACAATTAAAAAAGAAAGCAGTGAAAAGGGGAGACAGCCGGTGTCTGTGATGTTACTTTTTATAGACGGTGTGGGGCTGGGGGACGAGGCGTCATACAATCCTTGGTATACCTGTCCGACTCCTCATCTGGAAAATATGCTGAGCGGGATGTCTCTGGTAAAAAATGCGGTGGGTCGTCATTCGTCGGATGTTATTCTGTTGGAGACAGACGCTTCGATGGGAGTGCCGGGTCTTCCTCAAAGTGCAACCGGGCAAGCCACAATTTTCACTGGAAGAAATGCTCCAAAGGCAATGGGAGAGCATCAGAGGGGACTTCCTTTTCGTCGACTGCGAAACTGGGTGGAACAGGACAATATTTATTTGCAGTTTCAGGAAAATGATTTGCGAGCTACTTTTTCCAATGCTTATACTAAAAAGTTTTATGATCTCCCCACAACCCGTAAAGGGTGGATTTCCGTTTCCACAGCGGCTATTCAAAGCACAGGACAACCCTTGCGCATGTTGGAAGAGTTATTGGCAGGGCAGGCTGTGTTTCATGATCTTACCCGTAAAACACTGATTCATTCCCACGCTGCCGTTGAAGAAATTTCGCCGGAAATGGCGGCATCCCATTTGTTACGCTTGGCGGAGGGTTATGATTTGGTCATTCATGAATTTTTCCTCAGTGATTTTGCGGGACACAAACAGGATCAAGATCTGATCGGTTGGGTGACCCATCACTATGATCGCTTTATCGGAGAATTAGTAAGGAGTAAAGGAAAGCAAGACGGGATCGTGTTAGTAAGCGATCATGGGAACAGTGAGGATTTTCGGATTAAAACCCATACTTACAATTCAGTGCCCACATTATTGGTGGGAGATATCTTTTCTGAGTGGAAGAGCAGAAAGGGATGGGATTTGACACAAATAGCACCGCTTTTGCTTCACTCAGCGCAGAAATATGCGAATCAAGATATGAAATAGGGGGGAAGGGTGATGAAGGAACGTTATGTACCACAAGTCCGGGAAGCGGCAATTCCCGAGGATGGTGCCTGGGCTGAGTTATCCAATGAAAATGTACTCATCCTGTTCATACCGGAGTGGAAGGAGATTCTTCGTCACTCCACCAAGGGGTATCAATATGTCTGGATGTATGATCGCCAAGGGGATGCTTATATCTTTTGCTTTCGACTACAGGCAGGGGCAGAAAAGGCTGTCGCCTTCGCCAAGGAGCATGGTGGCCTCCTGTTGCAGGACGGGCGTGCCTATGATTCCTTTTCGATATTGGTTACTTCGAAACCTTTGGAGCAAGCAGAAGAAGATACGCCTATGCTGTTATTGCAAGATGTTTCTCTTAAGCGTCACCCGAAGGCAGGGTGGTAATAATCAGGCAACAAGGCACCCCATCAGGGTGCCTTGTTGCTAGGGTCGAATGATGACCTGGGTGCCGATTCCTGCCAGACGTCCCAATGCTTCCACATCCGGGTTATACATCCGGACACATCCTTTGGATACCATTTTTCCAATGGATGCGGGACGGTTGGTTCCGTGTATGCCATAGCCTCTTCTGGACAATCCCATCCAAAGAGTACCGTAAGGAGAAAGAGGACCTCCCGGATAGCTGTAGGGATAAGGAACTTTGTTGATAATGGTATAAGTTCCGACAGGGGTTTGAGAGAGTATTTTACCGATTCCCACAGGAAAAGACCGGATGATCCGATTACCTTCCATCCAGTACAGCCGACGATCTGATAAATCCACCACGATATGCCCCATGAATTGTGCCTCCCTTTTTCATCATGGTATGACGAAAAGAGGATATGGACACAGGCATCGACAGGTTGGTTACAGGGAACCCTATCCATTGTTAGGAGGGGTTCGGTGAACTGGTTTCTTAAAATCATGATGTATGCCGCTGTTCTTTACGGCATTGATTCAGTTTTGGGCGGGGTTCATTACCCGACGATTGAGGCTTTTATGGCAGTGGTTATTTTTTTGGCCACGGTAGGACATTTTGCGGATCAATGGGTATTGCACCGGTTGGGGAACATCAAGTCCGTCTTATCCGGTTCCGTTTTTATGGTGCTGGTGGTATGGGGATCACAGTTTTTGTTTCCTGGGTCCGTCATCATGTTTTGGGCTGCTTTGCTGACAGGTTTGATCCTGGGACTGGTGGAATATTTCATGCATAAAGAGATTTTGGCGACAGATCCTTATTGAGTTGCATAAAGATCAGACATCGTGACTGGATGTCCCAATTCCTTCAGATAGTTGAACAGTTGGGCACGGTGGTGAAACAGGTGAGTGACGATTTCCGTCAACCACTTGGCTTGGCTCTTACCCTCTTTGTCATAGAAGGGTCGAGTCTTTTCAGTTAAGAACGTTTCCACATCCAAACTGTTCATGTACTCCTTCAATTCCAGGTATCCCTTCTTCATGGACGAGGCCAAGTCCTCCGCTGTATGAAAAGACAACTTTTTTTCCAGTTGACGAATCTTTTCTTGACTCTGCTCCTGAAGAATAGCCAGGTCCACAGCTGGAATTTGAGTGAGATGGCGGGCCAGTTGCAACAGAGTCATCATGTTTTCCCGGGGTTGATAGGACCACTCCTCCGGCTTTACTTTGGACAGGAGTCGCTCCGTGGTACTGACTGCCATTTCCGCCTCTTCCAACAACAATCGCCGTACTTCATTGACTTCGTTCATTTCATTGCCTCCTTTGTATATGGGAACGTATGTTTTATTATTCGATGGTTCTTTAAGTATTCCCTTCTTACAGGCAGAAAAATGATAAGAGACTTTTCCCCGACGATATCCACCAAACAAAACCTTCCCCTATAGGAGGAAGGTTTTGTTTGGTTCATTTTAAAAGCTATTGAAGGATGTTAATCCAGTCGAGCGCCGATAATGTTCCAGTTATGATCCGATTCGGCTTTTACGGAGCCTTTTTCTTTGATGTAATCAGTGATCAATTCGGATACTTCCATGTTGATGTCCTTGATGACGGGTTTTCCCTGAAACATGGTATATCCGCCTCCGCCGCCTGCCCGGTAGTTATTTAAAGCGATATCAAAGGTTTCATCCATCTTTAGAGGTTTGTCATTTAAATCCGTCAATTTTACAATACGTTTTCCTTCCGGTTTGGAAACATCGATTGTATAACGGATGCCTTCCCACATATCATAGTTGTAATGTTGGGGCTTGGGTGAGATATAGTCGGGATTGACTTCGATGGGTTCGTTTCCGTTATTTTGTTTGAAGTATCGGGCAGATTGTTCCAAAGCATCCCGGATATCTTGTCCTGTTACCCGAATAACTTGCAGGGTATTGGTGTAAATATAAGTCCCCAATATATCCCGTGTGGTTACTTTGGCAGGCAACCCCCGGACATTGTTGTCAAACAGAGAAGCGGCGGAGATATCTGCTCCACTGTAATGCATCTGTACCTTGTTGATAAATTCGATCAAAGCAGTGTCCCGGGACCGGGTGTATAAAGGATCGGTTACCGTCATATCTCCTTCGATTTCCCCTACAGGACGATCGAGGAATTGCTGTGTCTCCTGTTCATAAGATTGGATCAGCTTCACGACTTTTGGGTCGGCTTCTACTGTGGAAGATTCCAGCAGTCGTGCTTTCTTGTCTGTAACGGTCCATTTCCCTTTTTTCTTTTCCAGACTCATATCCACCACGGAAAGGTGAGTTCCCCACTTATTGGGTTCTGTGATCAACACACCATTGACCCGAACGTCCTCCACAGGTGTATGCATATGCCCGGCCAGGATGACATCAATCCCCGGGACTTGGGTGGCCAATTGATACACCTGGTTTTCACCGGTTGTCTCCGGTAACGGAATAATGCTTCCGTCGGGACCTTTCTTATGTTCCAACCCACCATGATAGGAGACGTATATGACATCTGCCTTTTCCTTCTTCTTCATGATAGGGACCCACTTTTTGGCGGTATCCACGACATCGACAAAATCAACATGGGAAATATGATCCGGATTTTCCCATTGGGGGACAAATTGAGTCGTCAGTCCCAAGACTCCTACACGGACACCTCCAGGCATTTTAAATATTTTATAAGGCTTTGTATAGACCTGATCGGTGTTTTTCTTCAGAGTATTGGCGGCAAGCCAGGGAAAGTTAGCTTCCTTTTCCGCTTTTTCAAATGTTTGACGTCCATAATTGTATTCATGGTTGCCGATGGCCATCGCATCGTAACCCAGGTGATTCATAACTTTCATCATAGGGTCCATGGGTTTATTGTTTACTTTGGCATGATAGTAGGACATGGGAGAACCTTGAATGGTGTCTCCACTATCCAGTAACAAGGCTTTTGGATTTTGTTTGCGTACCTGTTTGACCAATGTGGAGATCTTGGCCAAACCATGATCTTCCGGGGAGTTGTCCACATAGTTAAGGGGCATGATATAACCATGCAGATCACTGGTGGACATGACAGTCAGCGTGGTTTTTTTGCTCTTTTTCGGCTTGGCTTCAGCAACCGGAAAACTGACCAAAGACACTGCCAGACAAATAATGGTTGACAGAGTAAGCCAACGGCGGAATCGAACCATGGAATCCCTCCTGGTTATCGGTATAGGTGAAGCCTCTTTATTGTAACTGTTACAAATTTGCTTGAATAGAGGGAAAAATATTCGGCTTAGTGAAAGAATGCCGCTAGGATATGTAATTAACTGGAATGTATTGGAGGGTGAATACAGATTACGGTGGATACTC is part of the Kroppenstedtia pulmonis genome and harbors:
- a CDS encoding DUF1811 family protein — its product is MRPYSQMSRDELLLEIETLKQEKVRVRRQSLFSELDVIQQKINFAKSYLVDKSTIQPHQFYQVEGEPSRFWVEDLNGIMAWGRYEGQHEQIALPIGILTLLPNEKNPL
- a CDS encoding L,D-transpeptidase — its product is MGHIVVDLSDRRLYWMEGNRIIRSFPVGIGKILSQTPVGTYTIINKVPYPYSYPGGPLSPYGTLWMGLSRRGYGIHGTNRPASIGKMVSKGCVRMYNPDVEALGRLAGIGTQVIIRP
- a CDS encoding DUF2512 family protein; the protein is MNWFLKIMMYAAVLYGIDSVLGGVHYPTIEAFMAVVIFLATVGHFADQWVLHRLGNIKSVLSGSVFMVLVVWGSQFLFPGSVIMFWAALLTGLILGLVEYFMHKEILATDPY
- a CDS encoding DinB family protein; this encodes MNEVNEVRRLLLEEAEMAVSTTERLLSKVKPEEWSYQPRENMMTLLQLARHLTQIPAVDLAILQEQSQEKIRQLEKKLSFHTAEDLASSMKKGYLELKEYMNSLDVETFLTEKTRPFYDKEGKSQAKWLTEIVTHLFHHRAQLFNYLKELGHPVTMSDLYATQ
- a CDS encoding bifunctional metallophosphatase/5'-nucleotidase, whose product is MVRFRRWLTLSTIICLAVSLVSFPVAEAKPKKSKKTTLTVMSTSDLHGYIMPLNYVDNSPEDHGLAKISTLVKQVRKQNPKALLLDSGDTIQGSPMSYYHAKVNNKPMDPMMKVMNHLGYDAMAIGNHEYNYGRQTFEKAEKEANFPWLAANTLKKNTDQVYTKPYKIFKMPGGVRVGVLGLTTQFVPQWENPDHISHVDFVDVVDTAKKWVPIMKKKEKADVIYVSYHGGLEHKKGPDGSIIPLPETTGENQVYQLATQVPGIDVILAGHMHTPVEDVRVNGVLITEPNKWGTHLSVVDMSLEKKKGKWTVTDKKARLLESSTVEADPKVVKLIQSYEQETQQFLDRPVGEIEGDMTVTDPLYTRSRDTALIEFINKVQMHYSGADISAASLFDNNVRGLPAKVTTRDILGTYIYTNTLQVIRVTGQDIRDALEQSARYFKQNNGNEPIEVNPDYISPKPQHYNYDMWEGIRYTIDVSKPEGKRIVKLTDLNDKPLKMDETFDIALNNYRAGGGGGYTMFQGKPVIKDINMEVSELITDYIKEKGSVKAESDHNWNIIGARLD